The nucleotide window ATTCATCGTTCAATAATTCAAaagttaaattgattttaatttacagtctaaggtctttgaaatggttttaaaatgtctgaTTATTATTAGATGTGATAAGATAAATTTTATCTGTTTTATTATAGGAACACTAGCAATTtgaaaaaaggctaaaaactaatttaacattttctcaaTTTATGATTTCTAAAATAGGGTCTAGTGTTTATTGTGAGTACAATAAAAATCttgataatttttgtgtttgttttatgattttatactttaaaagcTTATTCTTGCAATACGTATTGTTCAATTTTCTGATCTTCTgatgttttgttttattcaacATTCACTTACAAAATAAAGTAAAGCGTAATTGAAAGGAAATAAATTTGGATAAAATATCGATGATGAAATTTTAATACTTCTAACATATATACTTGATTAAATCTTTGTTTGATTTATgtaatatacagtggttgacaatacaatggaaacttgtccaaatatttaaataataggtaaaaatccaaaaaaaattcttatgaaatttgtatttttataaaaattttttaaaacttggaACCTGTGTTCTTtatattcatacaaaatttgatgtTGCTAAAATAATAAGAATCGTGTAAAATCGATaattttgaaccaaaaaatatcaagaacaaacgatatttaaaaaatatatcttcCATTTTCTAAAGATTCGTGATATAAATTTGAGCCAATAGTATTTCCGATAGGTTTTCTAAGggacaggccacttcaaaacacataCCTCATTGGATTGCAACAACTCGGTTACAACATAAAAGttgtgtttggggtcattttcgtactggaatctccaaactcagtgtatggatacataacatttCTTAAAATGGATTCTGTCATATTATCTCTTATGATATGAACTAATGACAGATCTGAAGAATGTACAGCCCACTAAAAAACACATACCTCATTGGATTGCAACCATTCTGTTACAATCCAAGAGGTCTGTTTAGGGTAATTTTCGCACTGGAATACCCAACTAGAGGAATATTTGAACTGTGTATTCATACATAACATTGTTTAAAATGGATCTATGTATATGCTATTCCAGTCATGGTATATTCTATGATATGAATTAAGTGCCCTGGGGACGATCAAATAAACACATCAATCACATACACATACGCGTTGTCGGCAATGattgaatgaaaaaaatgaaaaagtgcgTCAAAATACAAATGGTGATTGACGAGTTTATTTGTACGTCTCCTTTATAGCTACAAGCATACGACACTCAAACACATGCACTGATTGACGGGTTTATTTGATCGTCTCCAGGGCGCTTTAGTACCATGCTTTGCCCTGTAAAACAGCACCACACTATAATATTGATACCGCCAAACTTAACTGTCTTATTTGGagtcactgcctcttaaattgatttttcacaGCCGATAGCAACCAAGCTGTTAAAATTCGAAAACTAGTTTCTAATTTTGGTTTGGCTCTGCGCACTAAAAATCGgtgcatttaactttacgagctgcttttctaaTAGAAGTGTTACATGTTCTTCggatccaggttttctttcaatgacTGTCAAAGAcatccttatactgtttaatgaattttgaaacagtgtgacgatgaaccttcagatctttccatattggattttatttttaaaaatgaattattttatCGCATACTTTTTTTCACAGAAAATTTTGACCTAAATAACAGTTGAAAACGAATGATTTGGAAAAGATAATacctgacatatttttaaaagctaatgtgaataaaaacaagtaagagtgctataatcggctgtgccgaatcttatataccctttaaattttaaatatttttaggtaaacaaaatttaattttttatagttgtttttttcattttttggttattttaattttttttttaatttaaatttttttttttttaatttaaatttttttttttaaatttgaaatttttttttttggtttttaatttttttttttttaaaaaaattcgggttaaaaatttttttcccgattttgacccattgtaggtccaacttactatggtcttatatacgtcgttgcaaatgtctttgaaatatctatcattagatatccatattgtctatattaatgtctaagtaatccagatataggtcaaaaataggtcaaaaatcgattttgctgattttaaatagcaaaattctcgaaagcatgtctgacagaattattgaagatttggattccgaagatatctggggtcttcagaaaactgatttcaacagacagacggacagatagacagacagacggacggacatggcttaatcgactccgctatctataaggatccagaatatatatactttatagggtcggaaatgaaaaatgtagaaattactaacggaatgacaaacttatatataccgttCTCACgagggtgaagggtataaaaataataattcgttGGATGAGTTTTGGCCGAAATAGGGTGTATAAAttttttctgactcactctttagttttaaaaaaagtttccattgtattgtcactcactgtaatttttaattatgaattttttcgaatttcgagaaaaaaaatacataaatattaatggTATGTATTTGCGTGTCGACGAATCTGAAATAGCAaacttttacacaaaaaattagcattaacaaatttctataaatgaacaaaaaagtccctaactttttttgtttgtaaattctCATAGAAAACATTTGAATATGTTATGAATGAATGACGCTCTAATCGTACAAACTTTAGTTATCATTTGGTCCGTATTGTTTGACTTTACTTCTTTACTTGCTAAGTTCTTCTCGAAATAGatttttaaggaatttaaaTAGTTCATATTAAAAAGTCtgttcagttattttttttaaattttaactttgtctAAGAGCTAATAATCTTACCTGAGTTACAACATAACTCCCTTTCCAGCTGAACAAGGGTTTATGGAACAATTTGAATTGTAAACGCAATTTACCCATATCATCTGACACACGGAAACTATCGGCCAATGTCGTCAGCCAATTGACCACATTTTCATTGGCATACGTAATCAAACCCTGTCCAAATGGATGTTTACCAtctaaaacaaaattgataACACCGCGCACTGAATTCTCTGTGAGTAATGTTTCCTCATCTAAATGTACAATCCAGTCGTtgtcatttaaaacatttacattATCCTCTAGACAGTACTGTAAAGCACGTGACTTAAATAAGGCACCGGTCCGCGTTTTATACTCTTTAGGCACTACAATTTCACGTATGCGACGATGATGTGCTAAATTTACCGCTTTATCGGTTACAACTTCTATAAGGAAATTTTCCAAACCTGTATCCAAACAAGTATTCATATTCCTCAGCACGTTTGTCTTGACCAAATCTGGAAAATCTCCTCGTGTCACGACACGTATGCAGATGAAAGGCGCTAGCAGGGGGCTACCTTTCAGTACAACTTTTTCGGGAAAAGCATTGTAAAATACTAAACCGcagaaattaaataatacttGCGGCAGTGTAAGGAACGTTAGGAAACGTAACATATATAGTATTACTGTTGCTATTTGACCATATTCCGCCCAGGGATCCAAAACTGTAAATGAAttttcatcgatttttatgccaccagagaaaatttcaaatgataCTATGACCACTAGCAGTAAAGTGCAATGAAGTAAATGTTTTGTGCTTGAATTCATGacgaaataaataatttaattataagtgatgttgttgttgctattacagATGCTGCTGTAGTGTTcgttgttgtggttgttgttgttgttgttgttgcaaagAGTCTTGTTGGGTGTCTGGTTGACTCAGTTTTAAGTATGTTGCTTAGAGAGAGAATTAACTTGTAGGATGACAGcactaaacatttattttcaaggCAATTTCATCCAGAACTTAGTTGATGTTGTTCTAATGCGTAATTGCTTTCttccaagttgtttttattgtttgtttaatgAATTGTTTAAATGCAATTATTCACAATTGTTGATTTTCAAATCGagtcaaatatataaaaaagcacCTCTATACTTTCTTTTGTTACGCCAAATTCTATTAAgtgcagcagcagcaaacaaaatatttctatagactATGGCCGTTATAGTTGCAATAAGTAATTATAGGAGTATTTCAGAGATCTATTTTGTAATTATCTGTAAtgacaaagaaaaataaatacaaatatttaaacaaaagaatGTATTAGTTTATATGACGTAATAAAGTAATTAATACTACAAAGTCTGTTGTACACatgcttttttttattcttattattattcaactacatttgaatttcaaaaatataacgaAACAAGAACGTTAAACATCATAGTAGACAACGAATTCTTGCTGTGTGTGTAGTACTTATGCACTATGTTCTTTTCTCCATGGGACAATTAGATTTGATAACAAATCTGttttaattgaaacaaaaaaacaaaaaaaaaataaacactaaATAATACGATAAGATAATGCAAGCTATGTGCTATTTTTAATTGACACTACTATGTatgttaaatgatttttttctttactttagcAATTGaagtaacattttgtttaactatGTATGTCTGAGATTTGTATTCTCTTGATATATGGtgataagttaattttgttttgttttacatttgttaacagcaaaatttttaataatttttagggTGGTATTTACAATAATTGACAGGCAATTTAATGAAATACGTTTAAAGAtaagattttaaaaagaaataagtaCAAAAATTACGCAACTGTTTGGCAAcaagtaaattaataacaacGCGATTTTCAAAagatgtttataaataaaattaaaaaccttATTCAATTTTATCACTTAACCATTCCGATAATGATTTCgttaagaattaattcataggcttaattatTTTGTCCTTTGAGAATTCAATCTTTATGGATTTACTtgaaatccattacaaaatagctttaaaaatgtattgaaatattaaatcttcaattcaaatcttttacaaaaaagcttaattgtgtaaatgataaaaaaaatctgaatataGAATAAAATAGAAATCCGTTGATCATCAAAGCAGGATAAAGcatagaaaatagtttttaaacaaaGAATATCTCAAAAAATACCCTGCATTTCATTGAACTTGTTCCGACGCGTCTAATTAATTAGCCActgagaactactactagtgaattttcaacacACGAGCAACGTTATCGAGTGGTGTTATTTAACAAGGGGATGACATATATcccaataaaaaaatc belongs to Calliphora vicina chromosome 4, idCalVici1.1, whole genome shotgun sequence and includes:
- the egh gene encoding beta-1,4-mannosyltransferase egh, producing the protein MNSSTKHLLHCTLLLVVIVSFEIFSGGIKIDENSFTVLDPWAEYGQIATVILYMLRFLTFLTLPQVLFNFCGLVFYNAFPEKVVLKGSPLLAPFICIRVVTRGDFPDLVKTNVLRNMNTCLDTGLENFLIEVVTDKAVNLAHHRRIREIVVPKEYKTRTGALFKSRALQYCLEDNVNVLNDNDWIVHLDEETLLTENSVRGVINFVLDGKHPFGQGLITYANENVVNWLTTLADSFRVSDDMGKLRLQFKLFHKPLFSWKGSYVVTQVGAERQVSFDNGIDGSVAEDCFFAMRAFSQGYTFNFIEGEMYEKSPFTLLDFLQQRKRWLQGILLVVHSKMIPVKHKLLLGISVYSWVTMPLSTSNIVFAGLYPIPCPNIVDFVCAFIAAVNIYMYVFGVIKSFSLYRFGLLKFLACVLGAVCTIPVNVVIENVAVIWGLVGKKHKFYVVQKDVRAFETV